A genomic region of Dreissena polymorpha isolate Duluth1 chromosome 4, UMN_Dpol_1.0, whole genome shotgun sequence contains the following coding sequences:
- the LOC127880246 gene encoding uncharacterized protein LOC127880246 yields MQGEDGSEEKKYTSVRPKRYNRKIKLTPYSTRTVPTPFDSEHVILQNTNTNIEAEPSTSSQVCEQSNVHQHEKLAEDSNCEKNLDFGKTIKELLEEVNAYNEIIDEVPEICEDTELLSDNEGSDCEIGDSFDFEDNTHTSTEDVPLEDRPIYSGHSMTVGTSLLLILLYTITHEISGSQLSDLLVLIGLHCAEEHPGLKSLFHFKKHFAGFKSPLVKHYFCIHCLTCVNENDQLCTNTLCGKSIKDSKSKSYFIEVPLESQLLNFFNRPNFAELLKHRFQRKKKKPSNLEDIYDGELYKKLSSKGGVLSDSFPYNISFTLNTDGVPLFKSSKFSIWPVFLMINELPFKYRRQSENMLFAGLWFGDGKPFMGTFFRPIHSNLKKLEDEGLNITVCGNDILCKAFLICSTADLPAKSTLLNMNQFNGAFSCLQCCNKGETFKTPGGGSVHVFPYEKEKLFGFGNNRTPEMCQRDAIEAVNTKQTVHGIKGPSFFMTFKYYDFVKSSSIDYMHGVLLGVTKLLIKLWFSTSLSKQDFSISCHSEAVDKKLLSIKPPSFVTRIPRSITSHFKYWKASELRSWLFFYSLPLLHGLLGESFYLHYACFVEAVFLLCGSSVTPNDIVRSQQLLMYFVMTFQPLYGGRYMTLNIHQLLHLPDCVRQLGPLWAYSCFYFETANGDITKLFHGTQNVDLQILSSVNIIQTLPTLIDKIPEHFKSAAQKLLPAKISKHISTFHVQFLGKGYQRHLADGLMHMLIEMIHFDVPNLTFYSRVLLRGELYHSKDYTRVVKRNSFTVKYFCAKSCLIKFGYIERFVTHEKNNKVIHYFALVRVAESNSGILSDLSIPNTLAITVPHIHKIKPTDKIDVVDLNNLLGICVNIVVPKDDEAVTFVCEPPNRLETD; encoded by the exons atgcaAGGAGAAGACGGGTCTGAAG AGAAGAAATACACATCTGTTCGCCCAAAGAGATACAACAGAAAAATAAAGCTGACACCTTATTCAACTAGAACTGTGCCAACTCCCTTCGATTCTGAGCATGTAATCctacaaaatacaaacacaaatattgaaGCTGAGCCCAGTACAAGTTCTCAAGTATGTGAGCAGTCAAATGTTCATCAACATGAGAAACTTGCCGAAGATTCTAATTGTGAAAAGAATTTGGACTTTGGAAAGACTATTAAAGAATTATTGGAAGAAGTTAATGCGTATAATGAAATAATTGATGAAGTGCCAGAAATCTGCGAGGATACAGAACTCCTGTCAGATAATGAAGGGTCTGACTGTGAGATAGGAGACTCTTTTGACTTCGAGGATAATACTCATACATCAACAGAAGATGTGCCTTTGGAAGACAGACCAATTTATAGTGGTCACAGTATGACTGTAGGAACCAGCCTTCTACTTATTCTTCTGTACACCATTACCCATGAAATATCTGGGAGTCAACTGAGTGATCTGCTAGTCCTCATTGGTCTGCATTGTGCAGAAGAACATCCAGGACTGAAAAGTTTGTTTCACTTTAAAAAGCACTTTGCAGGGTTCAAATCACCATTGGTGAAACATTActtttgtatacattgtttaacttGTGTTAATGAAAACGATCAACTGTGCACAAATACCTTATGTGGGAAAAGCATTAAAGACTCAAAATCAAAATCATATTTCATAGAGGTGCCTCTAGAATCACAGCTGCTAAATTTCTTCAACAGACCTAATTTCGCAGAACTACTAAAACACCGATTTCAAAGGAAGAAGAAAAAACCCAGCAACTTAGAAGATATTTATGACGGCGAATTATACAAAAAATTGTCAAGCAAAGGCGGAGTTCTTTCTGATAGTTTTCCCTACAATATATCATTCACGCTCAACACGGATGGCGTACCATTGTTTAAAAGTTCAAAATTTTCTATTTGGCCAGTGTTCCTTATGATTAACGAACTTCCTTTCAAATATCGACGCCAAAGTGAAAACATGCTATTTGCCGGGTTGTGGTTTGGGGACGGAAAACCTTTCATGGGTACATTCTTTCGACCGATCCATAGCAATTTAAAGAAACTTGAGGATGAAGGCTTGAATATAACTGTTTGTGGAAATGATATTTTATGTAAAGCTTTCTTAATATGTTCAACAGCTGACCTTCCAGCCAAGAGCACATTACTGAATATGAACCAGTTCAATGGAGCATTTTCGTGTTTACAGTGCTGCAATAAAGGAGAGACATTTAAAACACCAGGAGGAGGGTCAGTACATGTCTTCCCATATGAAAAAGAGAAACTATTCGGATTTGGAAACAACAGAACTCCTGAAATGTGTCAAAGGGATGCAATTGAAGCAGTAAACACCAAACAGACTGTTCATGGAATTAAGGGACCCTCTTTTTTTATGACATTTAAATACTATGATTTTGTTAAAAGTTCAAGCATTGACTATATGCATGGTGTTCTTTTGGGAGTTACAAAATTATTGATAAAGCTTTGGTTTTCCACTTCTCTAAGTAAACAGGACTTTTCCATTTCATGCCACTCAGAAGCAGTTGATAAGAAACTCCTTAGCATCAAGCCACCTTCTTTTGTGACAAGGATCCCAAGATCGATAACCTCACATTTCAAGTATTGGAAGGCTTCGGAATTAAGATCCTGGTTGTTTTTTTATTCCTTGCCATTATTACACGGGTTGTTGGGTGAAAGTTTTTATCTCCATTATGCCTGTTTTGTTGAAGCAGTGTTTTTGCTCTGTGGATCTTCTGTCACACCAAATGATATAGTTAGATCTCAACAGTTGTTGATGTACTTTGTGATGACATTTCAACCATTGTATGGGGGCAGATATATGACTCTGAATATTCATCAGCTTCTACATTTACCAGACTGTGTTCGGCAGCTAGGTCCTCTTTGGGCATAttcgtgtttttattttgaaacagcAAATGGAGATATTACCAAATTATTTCATGGAACACAAAATGTGGATTTACAAATTTTGAGTTCTGTCAATATAATTCAAACTCTTCCAACACTAATTGATAAAATACCTGAACATTTCAAATCTGCAGCACAAAAACTGTTACCAGCAAAGATCTCGAAGCATATTTCAACTTTTCATGTGCAATTTCTGGGCAAGGGATACCAACGGCATTTAGCTGATGGATTGATGCATATGCTGATAGAAATGATCCATTTTGATGTTCCGAACTTAACTTTTTATAGCCGTGTTTTATTGCGTGGGGAATTGTATCATTCTAAAGACTATACACGAGTTGTGAAGCGCAACAGTTTTACTGTTAAATACTTTTGTGCAAAAAGCTGCTTAATTAAGTTTGGATACATTGAACGCTTTGTGacacatgaaaaaaataacaaggtGATACATTATTTTGCTTTAGTTCGAGTTGCTGAATCTAATTCAGGCATACTGTCGGATTTATCAATTCCAAACACTCTTGCAATAACAGTGCCTCATATACACAAGATAAAACCTACTGACAAAATAGATGTGGTAGACTTGAACAATTTACTAggaatttgtgtaaatattgtgGTACCTAAAGATGATGAGGCAGTGACTTTTGTGTGTGAACCACCCAATCGCTTAGAGACTGATTAA
- the LOC127880247 gene encoding uncharacterized protein LOC127880247 isoform X2 codes for MNTVYCWFDWDDNTTTVNSINIIKEPRKPWMEYKTGEKVLAKLPQFGLWRGVIVEISESKKDLVQKMTTRQKNAAALVSNDDVQNEADDDDNGTNEDNLAQKITSDFGVLKNKIPEENKRKPKRKIMDDFVESEEHVSTKTGKSTSKGKVTKVKDTARIGEEKPGKEKTEKKKTDKEEVIKERKEKENSRMATMTNCASFILDTIACSQTQTLDKAVRRKVIGDMRSL; via the exons ATGAATACCGTGTACTGTTGGTTTGATTGGGATGACAATACTACAACCGTCAATTCGATAAACATTATCAAAGAGCCTCGGAAACCATGGATGGAATACAAAACAGGGGAAAAAGTTCTTGCCAAGCTGCCTCAGTTCGGACTTTGGCGAGGGGTCATAGTCGAGATAAGTG AGTCAAAGAAGGACTTAGTGCAGAAAATGACCACACGACAGAAAAATGCTGCTGCTCTGGTATCAAATGATGATGTCCAGAATGAGGCTGATGACGATGACAATG GAACCAATGAAGACAATCTGGCGCAGAAGATAACGAGCGATTTTGGGGTTCTGAAAAATAAGATTCCAGAAGAAAACAAACGCAAACCAAAGAGGAAAATAATGGATGACTTTGTTGAGTCAGAGGAACATG TGTCGACCAAGACAGGTAAAAGCACCTCTAAGGGGAAGGTCACTAAAGTGAAAGATACAGCACGTATTGGTGAAGAAAAGCCTGGGAAAGAAAAAACAGAGAAAAAGAAAACAGACAAAGAGG AGGTCATCAAGGAaaggaaagaaaaagaaaatagcaGAATGGCGACTATGACTAACTGTGCATCCTTCATACTGGACACAATAGCATGCTCCCAAACA caaaCATTAGACAAAGCCGTCAGGAGGAAAGTCATCGGAGACATGAGGAGCCTGTAA
- the LOC127880247 gene encoding uncharacterized protein LOC127880247 isoform X1 encodes MHDDTHSDQSDSYSKTHLHADRNIMHDTGKQQASPLTASPVLVPPQKDYLKSIHSPQPMYPPFSFMPSPHAYSQIPYYSHLDNQYPFQESYPFYNKSSSFNSSLPPFSTNPVSSPQPTPNPETNAPSTKELNTGSLIKDSLSVAEYDTYGTCQECVLKDTQLESLTEANEKAQTDIQALHQRIRELEGEIANIRQSRQEESHRRHEEPVNHYSPARGPQIELCRFENVPLEQTPPADMMRLADGELLCVPNTWMSRILAISRGKGPAFRLKKMIDGFFEPEDVQGRKAKELGNSHPIMRAIKLYAFQELKMKETTFIHELNSKLNSFRRVINLKRNEKRD; translated from the exons ATGCATGATGACACTCACAGTGACCAATCAGATTCTTACAGTAAGACTCACTTGCATGCTGACAGGAACATAATGCATGATACTGGTAAACAGCAAGCCTCCCCTTTAACTGCATCCCCTGTTTTGGTTCCACCTCAAAAAGACTACCTTAAGAGTATCCATTCACCGCAACCAATGTATCCCCCATTCTCTTTTATGCCTTCTCCGCATGCATACTCCCAAATACCGTATTACTCGCATCTTGATAATCAATACCCCTTCCAAGAGTCTTACCCTTTCTACAATAAAAGCAGTTCCTTTAATAGTTCCTTGCCTCCATTTTCCACCAATCCTGTATCTTCCCCTCAACCGACGCCAAACCCTGAAACTAATGCTCCATCAACCAAAGAACTGAACACAGGCAGCTTAATTAAAGACAGTTTGTCTGTGGCAGAATATGACACATATGGCACCTGCCAGGAGTGTGTCCTGAAAGACACACAGCTAGAGTCCTTGACTGAGGCTAATGAAAAGGCACAAACTGACATTCAAGCACTTCATCAACGAATCAGGGAGTTGGAGGGGGAAATAG caaaCATTAGACAAAGCCGTCAGGAGGAAAGTCATCGGAGACATGAGGAGCCTGTAAATCACTACAGTCCAGCCAGAGGTCCCCAAATAGAGCTGTGCAGATTT gaaaatgttCCACTAGAGCAGACCCCGCCAGCTGATATGATGAGGCTGGCAGATGGGGAGCTCCTCTGTGTGCCAAACACCTGGATGAGCAGGATCCTTGCCATATCTAGGGGGAAGGGGCCGGCTTTTCGATTAAAGAAAATGATCGATGGCTTTTTCGAACCTGAAGACGTGCAAGGAAGGAAGGCCAAGGAGTTGGGAAACAGCCATCCGATTATGAGAGCCATCAAAT TGTATGCCTTCCAAGAGCTGAAAATGAAGGAAACAACTTTTATCCACGAGCTGAACAGCAAGCTGAACAGCTTCAGAAGAGTTATTAATCTGAAAAGGAATGAAAAAAGAGACTGA